A genome region from Triticum aestivum cultivar Chinese Spring chromosome 2B, IWGSC CS RefSeq v2.1, whole genome shotgun sequence includes the following:
- the LOC123044610 gene encoding chitin-inducible gibberellin-responsive protein 1 has translation MDLHQLFKYRLTGANVFCEIPTENNLANSSWQTSPLKLEFSNSPYTPLSTQLECDNLSALSNTPDNQSSTETISAQPISPLEADSSYIKAGSIRENIQVRPDPLYATSRHNMQQTLRDIENVLMAPDADDATTSTKHEFEDTKPAQLMRQRSRTWSHESRQPLPGVVRPHFASGGYPTASYEFRPEKRQRELRDDRQHIVKELLTKCAEALSEDRTEEFLKLVQEARGTVSINGEPIQRLGAYLLEGLVARHGNSGTNIYHALKCREPESKELLSYMKILYNICPYFKFGYMAANGAIAEALRSEDNIHIIDFQIAQGTQWITLIQALAARPGGPPHVRITGIDDPVSEYARGEGLEIVGNMLTSMSKEFNIPLEFTPLPVYATQVTKEMLKIRPGEAVAVNFTLQLHHTPDESVDVNNPRDGLLRMVKGLSPKVTTLVEQESHTNTTPFLMRFLETMDYYSAMFESIDANLPRDSKERISVEQHCLAKDIVNIIACEGKDRVERHELLGKWKSRLSMAGFKPYPLSSYVNSVIKKLLACYSDKYTLEEKDGAMLLGWKSRKLISASAWH, from the coding sequence ATGGATTTGCACCAGCTATTCAAGTACAGATTGACTGGTGCTAACGTCTTCTGCGAAATTCCCACAGAGAACAATTTAGCGAACTCTTCCTGGCAAACTAGTCCACTGAAGTTAGAGTTCAGCAACTCTCCATACACCCCTCTTTCTACCCAGCTTGAGTGTGACAATTTGTCTGCTCTTAGCAACACTCCAGATAACCAGAGCTCTACTGAAACCATTTCAGCCCAACCAATCTCCCCGCTTGAAGCAGACAGCTCATACATAAAGGCAGGTAGCATCCGTGAGAACATCCAAGTGAGACCTGATCCATTGTATGCAACATCAAGACATAATATGCAACAGACTTTGCGTGACATTGAGAACGTTCTGATGGCACCTGATGCTGATGATGCAACAACGAGCACAAAGCATGAGTTTGAGGACACCAAGCCTGCTCAGCTCATGCGGCAGCGGTCGAGGACATGGAGCCATGAGTCACGACAGCCGTTGCCTGGAGTTGTTCGGCCACACTTTGCATCTGGTGGATACCCCACGGCAAGCTATGAGTTCCGCCCAGAGAAACGACAAAGGGAGTTAAGGGACGATCGACAACACATTGTGAAGGAACTATTAACCAAGTGCGCTGAGGCATTAAGTGAGGACAGGACAGAGGAGTTCCTAAAGCTTGTTCAGGAGGCTCGTGGGACTGTTTCAATTAACGGGGAACCAATCCAGCGTCTAGGTGCTTACCTACTTGAGGGTTTGGTTGCTAGGCATGGGAACTCTGGCACAAACATCTACCATGCTCTGAAATGCCGGGAGCCGGAGAGCAAGGAGCTTCTCTCCTACATGAAGATTTTATACAATATCTGTCCTTACTTCAAGTTTGGATACATGGCAGCTAATGGGGCGATTGCAGAGGCATTGAGAAGTGAGGACAACATCCACATAATTGATTTTCAGATTGCTCAAGGGACTCAATGGATCACACTGATACAAGCTCTAGCTGCAAGGCCTGGGGGTCCACCTCATGTGCGGATCACTGGAATAGATGACCCGGTGTCAGAGTATGCCCGAGGTGAAGGCCTGGAGATAGTTGGAAACATGCTGACAAGCATGTCTAAAGAGTTCAATATACCTTTGGAGTTTACACCTCTACCTGTCTATGCTACTCAAGTCACAAAGGAAATGCTTAAGATCAGACCAGGTGAAGCAGTTGCTGTCAACTTCACCCTCCAGCTGCACCATACCCCAGACGAGAGTGTGGATGTCAACAACCCACGGGACGGGTTGCTCCGGATGGTGAAAGGGCTGTCCCCGAAGGTGACCACGTTGGTGGAACAGGAGTCGCACACCAACACGACGCCTTTCTTGATGAGGTTTTTGGAGACCATGGATTACTACTCCGCCATGTTCGAGTCTATCGACGCCAACTTGCCTCGAGACAGCAAAGAGAGGATAAGTGTGGAGCAACACTGCCTGGCCAAGGACATCGTGAACATCATCGCCTGCGAGGGGAAGGACAGAGTGGAGAGGCATGAGCTGCTTGGCAAGTGGAAATCAAGGCTGAGCATGGCGGGCTTCAAGCCTTACCCGCTGAGCTCGTATGTGAACTCGGTGATCAAGAAGCTCCTCGCGTGCTACTCGGACAAGTACACGCTGGAGGAGAAGGATGGGGCAATGCTCTTGGGCTGGAAGAGCAGGAAGTTGATATCTGCCTCTGCGTGGCACTGA